Below is a window of Rattus norvegicus strain BN/NHsdMcwi chromosome 5, GRCr8, whole genome shotgun sequence DNA.
ATACAGTTTTGgcttccaggacagcaaggaagAAGATGAAACCTGAGTCTCTGCTGGAATCAGACCCCATAAACATCTACCTTGCCAGGAAGTCCAAGATGCCTTTCAAAGCAGTTGACGAGGTGCCCAATGGCAGCTACGGCTTGGTCATCAGTGGCTGCAGTCTGGTGGGCAACACAAAGCTACAACTCTGTTTCCTTATTCCAACTCACTCTATCCCTAGATCCAGCCCAGTCAGGGAGATCTTATCCCTTCCCTATTTTATGGGTCACCCTACCCTTCCCTGGGGTACCCTTACCTGAACGCCATCTTTCCCCGGGCTTCTCTAGGCAGGAGTATAAGAAAGAGAAGCCAAGAAAATTCCTCCTTTATTCTTTATTTGAGTTTTTCTCTACTAACATGGCTTGCTACTCAGGGGAAAGGGACAGATACGGAGAACACGGCCCTTCAAAAGTCACTTGGCCTAATGACCCACTGACTGTTTTGACCCAGTGATAATTTCCCATTGGAGGCTGAGCCAGATGTGAGGGTACCTAGAACTAACTCAAGAGGCAGGCCCCTTAGGGTAGAGCACCTTGCGAGGAACAGGCTTCCCCtagaaaagacaggagaggacaAAGGGAAGATCTGACCCAGACAGACTTTGGGGTAACACATTAAGTAAGTGTGTCCTGGTGCTACAGGCTTATGCTCTAGAAAGCAACACGGAGTTCGAGCTGCTGCGAACAGCATGCATGTGCAAGGGGGTGGTCTGCTGCCGGATGACACCCCTTCAGAAGGCCCAAGTGGTAGACCTGGTGAAGAGGTACAAGAAGGTGGTGACACTGGCCATCGGGGATGGGGCCAATGACATCGGCATGATCAAAGGCATGTGAGGGGAGGTGGGCAGTAGTCCCCATCCGTGGCttacccccttccttcctccatgggCAAACTGACCCAAATGGTCCTGTGGTGTTGACTCACACTCTACCTGTCGTACCAAGTATGCATTATTGTCTACAACCCCTTCACACCAGACTCTCGCTTACACGTACATCCACAGGCATGCACAAAGTGAGACTCATTCACTTACACAATGAAGGTGAGTGCAGTCACAGATGTGCGTGACCCGAGGGAGTCCGGGCACACCCTCACATCACAGCTGCCCTCGCAGCTGCCATACCACTGTCCAAGATGGCGTCGGGTCCACAGAAAGCTCCTCTTCCTTCATCTCAAGTCTGTGGGCTTAAAGTAGTGCTCCTTAGAACCCGCCATGGCTCCCCAGCAGGAGGGGAGGCGGAGACTTACCAGGATGCATATCAGTGAAAGCAAAGAGTTAAATGTCAAGAGCATGTCCAGAAATGTGTTGATCGGTGAGGTCTGAGCAAAACCTCACTATGCAGGAAACACCACCAGAGAGCCCAGCCCCCGCTTCAACTCTAGAAAGAGTTCCTAGCTGAGTCTTTGAGGTTTTAGAAATTTCAGTTTTCCTCGTGGGGCACCATgatgcacaccttcaatcccagcactcgggaggtgatctctgagttcagggccagcctgctctaccaagtgagtttcagaacagccagggctacacagagaaaccctgtctcgggcAAAGAAAAAAGGACAGGAAAACTCAGTCAATCCTGTCAAGCAATGATGTAGAGAAAAATCAGTGGATGTGAGCACAAGAGTGAGTTGACTCAAAGTAGTGAGAACGCTGAGGAAATTCAGTCTTATATTTTGTCAAGAACAATTCTGCTTTATCTAGCACATTAAGTAAGTGTGTCCTGGTGCTACAGGCCTATGCTCTAGAAAGCAACACGGAGTTCTCACTAGCCAAGTGTGTACACTGCCAGTCTCTCTAAACAGCCCCCAGAGATAAAGGTAGGTAATTAAATATTGTGTTAGATCAGCATTCTTCCGGATTCCTAATTTATTTAAGTAGCCTCTGTGGATAACAAGGAATTCAAATGACAATTATTTAAACGGTAAGAAAGGGTCCAGGTGGCGAGCATCAGGGCAGAGGGAAACCTTCTGGTACTGGCTGTACAGTACCAAGCAGTCTACATGACAGAATCCAAAACAAAAAGGCTGTTTCCCAGGGCGTGGGGACAGAGCAACCAGTCACAAGAAGAGTCCACTGAGAAGGTGCAGTTCTAACTGGGCATACCAGTATCTGCCAAATGTAAAACAAAAGATTTGTACCTTGTGTCCATGTCCCCTCCACACTTGCCAGCATAAGAACCCAGCAAACTCTTCCTGTTTTAGAAATGTCTGGGCTCTCATTTCAGCTGCTCATATCGGGGTTGGCATCAGCGGCCAGGAAGGGATGCAGGCCACGCTCAGCAGTGACTTTTCCTTCTGTCAGTTCCGCTACCTTCAGCGCCTACTCTTGGTGCACGGCCGCTGGTCTTACAATCGCATGTGCAAGTTTCTCAGCTACTTCTTTTACAAAAACTTTGCCTTTACCCTGGTGCACTTCTGGTACGCCTTCTTCAACGGCTTCTCCGCACAGGTAAGAGACTAGGCGGGGCTCTCCATTCCAGCTAGCCAGACAGTCATAGTTCTTCTCTAGAAGCCAGTGTATAAAGTGCTACCATCCATCTCTTTACCCCGCATTAATCCCAAACCTACATTAACCTTACATTCCAGGGCATAAAGGCTCTGTTACTGACTGCTACCTTAGGAACACTCCCATGGGCTGACGCTGTTTTCAACACACATAAAAGTCAGAGGAGCTGGAGGTTCTCAACATCTAAAGCCACCCAGCTATTGTTGTCCATATATCTTAGTAACTCTTCACTTCTATTGCTTTTGTACTTGTCCTGTTGTAGAAGTATGtacctgcatgtacatatgtCTACTGTATGCACGCCTGGTatcctcaaaggccagaagagggtatcagatcctcaGGAACTGGACTTCACCACTTTTCAATactgattttaattttatgattatAATTTGGGAGATCCatctttacttttaaatcttCAGAATCATAAAGCTATAATACACTCCCACAGTCCTTTAAAATGGTTATATTTTGTAGTCTATAGATAAATAATGGCAATATTCCATATACAtcatccatacacatacatattccatatacatacagcctaAACTAAATACTGGGTAAGCCTCCAGGAGCCTCATCATGACAGGCAGGTTGTCATGGTATTCACCTGTACTTAGAACTATAGCGGCCACCGAGtctgccccaacacacacacaattgttccTATGATAAATGCATTTCACACTTGACTATGAAATCACAACCTAGAGGAAGTGTGGAGTTTGATGTTATAGATCTCTTCTTCCTGTGAGAAGTCTTTCAGGAGTCTTTCAAGGAATCCCAggtgtattagttagggtttcactgctgtgaacagacaccatgaccaaggcaactcttataaggatgacatttaactggggctggcttacaggttcagaggttcagtccattatcatcaaggcaggagcatggcagtgtccaggcaggcctggtgcaggaggagctgagagttctacatcttcatctgagggctgctagcagaatactcacttccaggcagctaggactagggtattaaagcccacacctacagtgacacactttctaatagtgccactccctgaaccaagcatatataaaccttCACACCAGGAAAAAAACCTGATGACTTACTATCCTGGGAGATGCAGGATCCACCAACCAGCAGACAGCATAGACAGATACACCCCAGTCCTACTCATGCCGAGCTGGTCTTAGGGAGTAGCGTGAGCCCCTGTGGATTGTAAGGAAAGGAGCCTGCCTCACTAGGTTCTAGGGTGAGGCTCCAAACTGGAAAAGAAGTCATGCATCTTTCTCCTTGCTCTGTTAGTAAATGGTCAGGGTTGCAGAAGCCACTGGATGCCACcaagcaagagagagaagaacCTCAAGGTTTTCCTAGAGATTCAGGACTGTAGCTAGCTTTCCCCAGGAACTGCTCTGGGTCCCCAGAGGGACTGTGCAGATCATAGATGGTTGTTTTAGGTCAAACTTGGAAGTCCAGTATGGCCTTGCCCCAGTCTGGGAATGTGGGTTCTGGAGTAAGATAAATATTGGGCTCGGCATTACATTTCTAGAAACTAATCAAACACATTTAGATTAGTAGGTGGTAACCTACTAGTAGTGGGGTAGGGGACCAGGAAAGGGCTGCATTGGACCTGAGAGGCAGAGCTGGGGCTTCATGAAGAGTGTACTCTAAAAAGTCTCCCTGATTCTCCTCCAGACAGTTTACGACATCTGGTTCATCACTTTCTACAATCTCATCTacacctccctccccatcctgggCTTGAGTCTGTTTGAAAAGGTAAGACCCAGGAGCGGGCCTCACAGACAGGGCAAAAACCCTGGACTCAGAGAGTGGGGAAGAAGTCAGGTGTGGAGGCAATCATTCCCAGAGCAGGGAAGGACTTGATCCCCTGTGTAGTATCATAagagagagagtggggtgttgtctAATATGTGAGAGGAACACAGCCACCGAGCCAAGACTTGGTAAAACAAGAAACTGAGACAGGAGAGGCCTGTTCACAGGTCACagggaggagagagctgctgGAAAGACCTCAGTGGGTGTAAAGACCAGGCATGGGGCTGTGGGCATAGTACCTTAAGACACAGGGAAGCAGCCCAGGGCTCCATGTCTGATCCTCTTAGAAATTACCTCTCTCCCCGACTCTTCTACCAAGCTCCATTTCTGGACACCTCAGTAGAAGAGTCTCCAAAGAGGAATACAGTAGATGAGGATTTGCTAACCCTAATGGCTTTCCCTGCCTCCGCCCACTGGTTCTTGACACAAAGCTTTTAGCGAGAGGAACACTTCCATCTCGGGGATTTAAGCCCTACTTCCTCCCTTTCCCAACCCCATCCCCCCTTCTAGCTGCCCCCCAGCTATACCGCCCGCCCCCTTCGCCTCTCCCAAATCCTAACTGCCTCCAAGTGCCTCCCATCGTGGAGACATCTCAAAGCTTTCTTCTACTGCAGAGCCTCACCTAGAGAGGGCTGTGGTCACTGCTCTGCCCTCGGGCTCTGCTTCTCAAGCACTCCATGAGGAAATACCTGGGCAGCCTGGCAGGTTCAGTGAAGCAAGATGGAGATGGGACCTGTGGAAAAGCTCCGACCCTCCTCTTTCCCCTGTGGTGTTTCCAGGATGTGAATGAAACATGGAGTCTGTGCTACCCAGAGCTGTATGAACCAGGACAGCACAACCTGTACTTCAACAAAAAGGAATTCATAAAGTGTTTGCTGCATGGCATCTACAGTTCCTTTGTGCTGTTCTTTGTCCCCATGGGGACCGTGTTTAACTCAGAGCGCAGTGATGGGAAGGACATCTCTGACTTCCAGTCCTTCTCCCTGCTGGTGCAGACCACCCTGATCTGGGTCATGACAATGCAGGTGTGACCCTCAGAGTGGGACCAAGGGACCGGGCAGGAAGCCTACATGGCAAGAAAGGGAGGCAAAGGGAGGTCAACAGGGAATGCCTTCTGTGTCAGGCTCGGAGGACGGGGGTGTGCTGACAGGTCATACGGTATTACACATGAACTAGTGCCTTTCAGATCGCTCTGAGTACCACCTACTGGACAATGATAAACCACGCCTTCACGTGGGGCAGCCTGGGGCTCTACTTCTGCATCTTATTCTTACTGTGCAGTGACGGCCTGTGTTTAATGTTCCCCAGCGTCTTCAACTTCCTAGGTAAGACCTGGCCAGCCAGTGTTTGTCGTGGGGAGGGACTGATGAAATGCTAATTCTGTGTTTACTGAGAAACTCTATATTATGATGCTTAAGTAAAGATAGTCTCTGTTCAAAATGGGTGCTAAGCCTCTCCAGGAAAATACTTAACTTTAGAATTTACGatttttttcaagtattttagaTTACTCGACTTTCACAAGTGACAGGCAAGAATCATGCATGTTGGTTtatggtttgcctgcatgtgtgtctgtgtgagggtgccagaccccttggaactggagtcccAGTCAACCAGCCTTGTTTGTTTATTCAAACAAAAGACCTGAAATTCCAGCACCAACTCCTTTCCCATGCTCTGCCTTACTGTCTCTTCCTGGATCTACTTCTCTCGTTGCCATTCACCTGGATCGGTTCCTACCCCACGGCAGGCCACTGACTCGACTTTTTCTCCAaagatttctatttatttttagttttgtcacatttatttattatataattacttatttattttgttgtgacagacagacaggcaggcaggcagatggaaATAACAACTTGAAGGAGTTGGTTCTCACCTTCTACTGTGTGTATCCTAGGGAGAGAACTCGGGTTACCGGGCTTGGTGGCATGCTCCCCTCTGAGCTGTCTTGCAGGCCACAGTGCTTTCTACTTTTTCTGCACAAGTGCACTATGGGGCCTTATGACCTATaccctctctcccctgctctgtCTGTCCAGCCATGCCTTTAGAGGGATAGAAGGGTGCATGAATTGTCCCAGCCACCACAGCCCCTTCTTACCAGAGAGAAACCAGCCGCATCTGCTGAGCAGCTGTGAAGTGTGAAGTGTGTAGTGACTTGGAATGTGTAGTACCTCTCAGGAGACTGGGCTGTCTGCAGATCAGTAACTTCCTGCGGGAGCGGAACGTAGCTGCGGGCTAGCTGGTCTCTCCCACCCTAACCTCCTCCTTCCCCGAGCTACTTTAGCCCCTTCTTTCGTGGTTGACTGCCTACAGGTGTGGCCAGGAACGGTCTCAACCAGCCGCAGATGTGGTTGTGCCTCGTCCTCAGCTCGGTCCTCTGTTTGATCCCTTTGATGGGATACAACTTTCTCAAACCCATACTCTGGCCTATCAATGTTGACAAGGTGAGTGGGAGAAGGGAACCTCCACAGGTAGACCTCACCACCCCCTTTGCCTTGGCCTCCATGTCTGAAAACCATGTCCCCCATGCTCTGGATATAGGTTCTGAACAGGATCCATTTTTGCTTGAAGCATCCGTTGCCACCCCCAGTCCAGATCAAAGTAAAACACCCAGGCCTTCGACGTTCTGCCTATGCGTTCTCCCATAAACAGGGCTTTGGGGCCCTCATCACGTCTGGCAAGACGCTGAAATCCAGAGCCTTCACAAGACGCTAGAGGTCCTTGTAAAACATAGATGCCCTTGGGGAAACCCTCATTCAGTCAACTGTTGTTCTTCATCCCTTTTATTTATGCAACTTAGTAAAAAGGGATCAGGGCCCCTCAGAAACCAGGGCTTCAGCCTCTTCATTCCCCAGAAAGCTGTACCCAGAAAAGGTAAGGAAAGCAGTGTCAGCTCCTCAGCCAGGGCTGCAGCATTCCAAGAACAGGCAAGTCCAAGCCCCCCGGATTCCCTCCAGTTCTTAACCCAGACAAGCACACGCAGATGCCATGAAGGGgcaggaaagaagaagggaggtGGGGCCTAAGAACCTTAGCCTGGGCCCCGTCGCTCCCATACATAGAGCCACTGTAACCCTTCCCAGACCCCAGGTGACCCCAGGTGGCCCCACTCAGATACTACCCCAGACTTATCTGGAAGATTCAGGGTGTGGGGTGAGTATTTTGTTGGCCCTAGGAGTGAAGAAGGGGGTAGCTATGAAGAGTTGGTCTTAAGAAGATGAATGAGTTTCTGGACCAAActggaggggaaaaggaagaaggagaaaaagaagaaaggaaagaaaacgaAGGCAGGTCCTGCCCGGATAGGACAGCTCAAAATTCTGCCTTCTTGCCCTCTGACCCCTCTGATCTAAGAACTGATGCTTATTCAGGCTTTAGAAGCAAGAGGGGAACAAACTCGGGGGTTACAATAATAATTTCTTAAGGGATATAAGCCACTGTTGGTAAGTGTTTGTCTTCTGTAAAAGAATTTTGAGAAGTAATTATATGTACTTTGTATATACTTGAAAAACTGTTTCTAAGAAGTTTATGGAGaaataaatggagaaataaaTTGTTCATTTTGAAGCAGAGATGTTTGTATGGTGTGTTGGGGCCTGGTGACGACATGACCTGAGTGCCATCGCTATGAAGCTTTATCTGTATAAGCACATCTATGgatcccccattccctcccctctcctctgtcaGCCCCACTCTACATTTCTGCCCCTAAAGTCAGTGTTGGCCTTAGCCcgagcacactttttttttttttttttttttggttctttttttcggccttgcgcttcctaggtaagcgctctaccactgagctaaatccccagccccagctaaatccccagcccctttttttttttccaaagctggggaccgaacccagggccttgtgcttgctaggcaagcgctctaccactgagctaaatccccaaccccctcgaGCACACATTTCAAGTGCATGGTTCTGTCCTGTTCACATACCTTCAACATGTGTCCTGAGAGTTCAACCCTAGGTTTTAAGTTTGCTGTGTATCTTAAGTAAGCTTGTGACTTCCCATACCAACAGAACATACCCTCAGCTCTATGGTCCCCATCTCTCCTTAGATATCAGTGAACTGAATCTGGAGCTCTTTACTTAGTTACTTATTCAAAATGTAAACAACATGCCCAACTGACCAGTTTCCCCACCGCAAATGCCAGGACACCGTCCCTGTCACCCAAGGTGGCGATTGCAGTCATCCTCTGCTTTTTCTTCTAGTCAGACATTCAGTCACCATCAGGGCATAGAAAATCTTCATCCTTATCTCCTGGTTTCTGTCCCTTTGCTCAGAATTATATCACCTCTtatcacacacacaggcacacacacacacacacacacacacacaacacacacacacacacacagagcctgttTCTCTGATTCTTCTCTAACTAAAGCACCCCATTACTATTTCCAGATTCATCTTCCTGTAAGGAGAATGTGTTCATGTGTCTCCCCAGCTCAGCTCTCTACAAAAGTTTAAATCCATACCCTGATGTTGGTCTCCTCTAGCCTTGCCTTCAATTTCTCCTCCATCTGCCTTTGCCCATTATGAAATTGCTGGTCTCCATGCCATCCCAGACATAAGTGTTTCTATCCTCAAATGCTTTTCCCCACCCTCTttgttccagtttttttttttttttttttttttggttctttttttcggagctggggaccgaacccagggccttgcgcttcctaggtaagcgctctaccactgagctaaatccccagcccccccaccctCTTTGTTACCTAGTGAACTAATGCTCATCCTTACACACTTGGGCTCACTGGAACTAGATATAATCTATAAGTTTATTAGATGCCACTGAACTGTCCATCACATGACTTCACCTGACTGTGGGactcccaggctggcctagaactgacTAGCCTAGCCTGGCCCTAAACTCATGatcttgcctcccaagtgctggtatcatAAGTGCATTCTCAGCCCAGCACTTGCCCTAACTTCTTGATGAGTATAAACCTgtcctgtttgttt
It encodes the following:
- the Atp8b5p gene encoding phospholipid-transporting ATPase FetA isoform X11, with the translated sequence MFYAPKNTPAQARTTTLNEELGQVEYVFSDKTGTLTENVMIFNKCSINGKTYGYSYDENGQCVPKSPSNKVDFSYNHLADPKFSFYDKTLVEAVKSEDPLVYLFFLCLSLCHTVMSEEKVEGELVYQAQSPDEGALVTASRNFGFVFHSRTPETITVIEMGRVRVYRLLAILDFSNERKRMSVIVQTPEDRVMLFCKGADTIIYELLHPSCAALSDVTMDQLDDFASEGLRTLMVAYRELDKAFFQTWIKKHGEAWLTLENREKKLALVYEEIERDLVLLGATAIEDKLQSGVPETIVTLNKAKIKIWVLTGDKQETAVNIAYSCRIFKDEMDAVFMVEGTDRETVLEELRTARKKMKPESLLESDPINIYLARKSKMPFKAVDEVPNGSYGLVISGCSLAYALESNTEFELLRTACMCKGVVCCRMTPLQKAQVVDLVKRYKKVVTLAIGDGANDIGMIKAAHIGVGISGQEGMQATLSSDFSFCQFRYLQRLLLVHGRWSYNRMCKFLSYFFYKNFAFTLVHFWYAFFNGFSAQTVYDIWFITFYNLIYTSLPILGLSLFEKDVNETWSLCYPELYEPGQHNLYFNKKEFIKCLLHGIYSSFVLFFVPMGTVFNSERSDGKDISDFQSFSLLVQTTLIWVMTMQIALSTTYWTMINHAFTWGSLGLYFCILFLLCSDGLCLMFPSVFNFLGVARNGLNQPQMWLCLVLSSVLCLIPLMGYNFLKPILWPINVDKVLNRIHFCLKHPLPPPVQIKVKHPGLRRSAYAFSHKQGFGALITSGKTLKSRAFTRR
- the Atp8b5p gene encoding phospholipid-transporting ATPase FetA isoform X12, which encodes MFYQWEDLWLLLRRKWTVCAKISSELVYQAQSPDEGALVTASRNFGFVFHSRTPETITVIEMGRVRVYRLLAILDFSNERKRMSVIVQTPEDRVMLFCKGADTIIYELLHPSCAALSDVTMDQLDDFASEGLRTLMVAYRELDKAFFQTWIKKHGEAWLTLENREKKLALVYEEIERDLVLLGATAIEDKLQSGVPETIVTLNKAKIKIWVLTGDKQETAVNIAYSCRIFKDEMDAVFMVEGTDRETVLEELRTARKKMKPESLLESDPINIYLARKSKMPFKAVDEVPNGSYGLVISGCSLAYALESNTEFELLRTACMCKGVVCCRMTPLQKAQVVDLVKRYKKVVTLAIGDGANDIGMIKAAHIGVGISGQEGMQATLSSDFSFCQFRYLQRLLLVHGRWSYNRMCKFLSYFFYKNFAFTLVHFWYAFFNGFSAQTVYDIWFITFYNLIYTSLPILGLSLFEKDVNETWSLCYPELYEPGQHNLYFNKKEFIKCLLHGIYSSFVLFFVPMGTVFNSERSDGKDISDFQSFSLLVQTTLIWVMTMQIALSTTYWTMINHAFTWGSLGLYFCILFLLCSDGLCLMFPSVFNFLGVARNGLNQPQMWLCLVLSSVLCLIPLMGYNFLKPILWPINVDKVLNRIHFCLKHPLPPPVQIKVKHPGLRRSAYAFSHKQGFGALITSGKTLKSRAFTRR